The genome window CCGCAGAGGACCGTGAGACAGGTACTGGACCAGGATGACATCATGTTACATGTGTTGTTGCATTGAAATGCCTGCAGCGTAGTTAAAGACCTTATTTCACAATTGCTGCACGTTCTTCAGCTTATTGCAGTATATAAGAAATCATGTAATGACTCTGTTGTTAGTTTGCAACTATATACTGCACAACTATACTTATACACACATTTTGACCGCTGAATCTGctaaattttttttattgactggagacacacagagcagtcaTTATTGTCTTGAGACAGTGTGCGGTCAgagaggggtgggtgggtggcgGAAATAGGATAAGCACCAATTACCTTAGactcatttccttttttgtctttttttaaatcagtggcAACATGTAGCATTCCCCACCTTACTTTGATTAGGTTTGTCCCTCCTGATTTATTATCCACCCCTTCCATCTCCTGAACCATCTGCTCTGCCATTTTCTCATTCCCCTGCAGTCAGTGGTGGTGGAAGTGCACAGATCACTTACTTATCAGCTAAATGCACTTAAAAGTATCAAAGGGCAAGTAAGAAGTACTTGACTGTAACTGATACATTATTATGTAACATTAAACTAGAAACGCATAagtgtgtaagcagcattttactatTGTATACTTGCTCAAGGTCGAGCTAGTTTTAACTGCTTTAACTACACTTTGTTCTGGGCAGGCAGGTTCCCAGCCTGAGGGACCAGCCCCTCCAAAGAGTCACAATATAGATCTAGGAttcatgagatgattaatggggcatgaaagagaaaaagacaaagttcTGATAGCCAGTCTGTGCGGATTCTAAAAATTATAGATTTCTTTTATCTATTCTTACTGTTACTCAACCACATGAGAAGTTTAGAAGGAAAACTTGGTGAAACTGCAGATAACCTATATGTATTTAACAATGCACTGCATTCCTAAGCTTATCATATGCTAATTCTATGTACAAtcttaatgtgtaaaataacCAATAACTCTTCTCCTCTTTGACCATCTTCTCCAGATGAGGTATCAGCTCTGAGGGAGCTAGTGGAGGACCTCCGCTCAGCGCTGCAGGGGAGCGATGCTCGCTGCCTGGCCCTGGAGGTGGCACTCAGACGGGAGAGAGGCcgcaccctccctcctccctccagaTTGAACTCAGCTGTTTCAGCTCCTACAACCTCCATCACCTTTGTACAGGGACGACTGGTACCAACACAAAGAATTAAAGGACAGAGCAGTAGTAGTGGAGGAGATGGGGTAAGGAGGGTGACGAGGAGACAGGACATCAGGGACCCCCTTCTGAGGGAGCTGAGGCTGATCCGCTCCTCACGTGACGGGCAGCTGGAGGAGGCCATCAAATTCAATGAGCGTCTGGAGAAGGAGCTGCAGTGGGCATACCAGGAGGTACGCAAACTTCAGGGGGTGGAATCGTCACTGAGGAAGGAGAACACTCAGATCAGGTtagttatttttagtttttaaagttGACCagataaagtatgaatgataTAAACTGTAGAGAAATGGTTTGATGATTCTGGATGATCTCTGTTAGGAAGCGGGCAGAGGAAGCCAGGGAGGCTCTGAGCTTGGGACTGCAGAGGGTTCGGCTAATTCAGGAGCAGGCTCAGTCTGTGCCAAAACTCCAGTCCAGGATCACTCAGCTGGAGACTGAACTACGCCAGTACAGgtacaaacactgtgtgtgttcttgagTCAGCCTGTTTGTGAGCATGGGTGTGCTTGTGCATCAATTTACACATCATTTGCCTCTCAGCCCTGCTGATTTGAAATTCAGTGCAGCAAATCGCTTAGGTTAGGTTACACACAAATTAGATTAAACTTGAATTCAAGAGTTGAGCAAACATAGGTGGAGTTCATTTTCAACAAGCAACATTTGTACAGAGACTCCATCCTCAGTGACAATGTACATCATTAATTGAAACTCATATTACATTAGAGACAGTTCAAACTGGGCCTGATGGTTGTCAAGGAAACATCTGACATAATAAATCAcaaatattaaagctgcactagcTATAGTGCTTTAAAGTATTTTTGTTCGCTCACTGGTCTCATCAACCTTGTTTCAGGCATGACTGTAATGAGGCTACAGTGTATACTAACCAGCTAGCATCAACCCAGCCAGTCCAtctagtgagtcactgtagaaTGCCTTGAAGAAGTAGTGTTGCTCAGAGGAAGCcctctaacctcttgtaaatgCTGCCTGAAGCTCTCTACATGTGGCCATGTCACCACCATCCACTCacagcaagaaaccacattctgcagcacagaaaaatcAGTGCCCTATAGCAGCATACTTGTAAAAAATGGATTGTCAGGATCCTGAGGGATGTGGAACAAACAGGACGAGCAGCGATGACCATCTATTGGCAAAGGTATCCAGTCTCAGTGTGTACACTGGCAATGTGTTTTAATGCTAGGTTTAGATGCCATCTATGTATTTCAGATGAGGACATGATGAGGATCAATTGTACATTTTAATGTACAAAAGACAGTACTGTAGGTTGCTCTTACTAACAACAGATAACAGATTGATTGTTGACATACCTGATTCCAGATTTGTTTTAGGCCTCTTCCTGCCTTATGTCCTTTGTAACTCATGCAAATCAGTGTCAGGTCAATGGTTCCATACGTAGACTCACATGTCTCTCAGACTTATCCTGGCATTAGCCTGCATGATCTAGAACATCACCTGTGTGactgtatgtatgaatgtgttgtCAGTAGGTGGCAGTCTCTCCATCAGTATAAGCTGATTAGCACTGTTTTACTTATGTTCTCTATCTTATGTTCTCCACACTCAGATTGCGTTGTACTTGCCTTTGCAACCCCTCCTGTCAACAAATGTATCCATTCGGATTAGAAGATACCTGTAGCAAGACAGGTGAGTGACTGGAAAACTGATGCACCACTGAACAAGTAAGGTTAAGAGTTTTCCCTCCAGCTTTTGATCCCTTTGGCATGTTTCTTAGGGgaattatttttaaagctttgCTTTGGTGGATGAAATATTATTCATCCATCAATGCTTTGTAGCATTAACATTAAAGTCACCCCGATTTTTAACAAAATACCAATCCACAAAGATATACATATGTGGATTCTTAGTCACTAAGTTGTCTTTGGGCAGTAAGGTAACCACTGTTACTGTCTGCAGATGCAGAGTGTCTGCAGAGAGCAGTGGAGGGGAGAGCTGCAtctgatgaagaagaggaggacagggggCAGAGGGCGGAAGGACAGTGCTGCCTGTTAGGAGTGAAGAAGCACATCAGCCGACTGCACAGCTGTAGCAAAGGGTTAGCTAACATctaacacacgcacacacatatacacacagacacatacacacacacacacacacacaccacacacacacacacacacacacacacacacacaaccttaaGTTAACCTTATCAGAATATGTGGTATTAGTCCCAGATCATCTCTGGATGTTCAGTGGCATACCTGTGGCACTCTTTGCTACCATTCTAGTACTACCAATGTAATTAAGAAAACACAGCCTTCCACCAATCATCAAATTTTTGAAGTAAGTATAGTTATTTGTGCTTCACTATGTAACTCTCTAAGCCTAAACCTAatccacacactgacacacacgtTTGTCTTTCTATAGTTGTGAGGATCCTCATCAGGGCTAATGTATTCTGTAACCctaaccatcacaactaaagGCCTGATGCCAGCCATTACCTTAACCAATTAGCAAATCactcttctttgtcttctttcagATGTCAGACTCATATAGTCCAGAATCTTTTCTCTCAGAGTCACCTGCAAGATAAAAACCTCATTGGCACTTCTAAGGACAGCACGGGGAACTATGGCTGGAGGGGACCAAACCaagagcagcaggaaggaagcaGAAGCTTTGAAAAGGAAcaggtgggagagagagatgatagTAACTGTGCCCAGTTGAACGGGTTAACAGGTTGCGACTAAGTTACACACAGTTTCAAAGGTCTGGAGGCCTACTGTCtgattaaataagaaaaatgtaaaaacctacaacaacagcacaacaacatCAACTTACATCAAGTCTACATAGCAGGAAAATAGGAATGTGTTCCTTTGGAACACTGAATTACCAACAGATAAGATGAACAATGCTTGTTAGACTGTATATGATTTATATGATAGAAAATGTACACAACTGTTCTACATATATAACAGTGAATTGGTTAATCTAGCTGGATAGCTTCTATCCTACTATAGTTCTATTTGGACAAACAAGTAAATTGCAGATGTTTGTTTGAAACAGATGAACATACTGAAATCCTTAATTTAAGCTCCACTGGATTTAAAACAGTAGTTGAAAGTTACtacatacatttactcaagtgcaACTTTGAGATACTTGTACTTTATTTAAGTATTACCATTGTATGCTATTTTGTATTCATATACGACTggatttatctgacagctgtaataGTACCttttcaaattaagattttacattgAAAATGGGATgcttataaaatacaataatgGTACAATGGTACTTTTCTGtaagtaaagaatctgaatactGTGTCCACTGCCAGTCTAGGTTTTTGGCTTGTTTGCATTCATTGGCTCCTCCTCTTGCCTCTTAGAggtctgaggaagaggaggacaaaagAAGGCtcaaggacagagagaagaaacatctgtctctgttagAGGAGAAACTCACAGATGccctcacactgctgctgcagctatGCAACAAGGcacaacaaaaccacagtgcacacactcacaccattCACCTCAGgcatagacacacatacacctctTCACTGCCATCTGCAGTTTATTCAATAAGTCCATTTTCTGTTTATCCAGACCACAGGCCACATTTGTTATTTTAGTATGTGTAGTTTTTAAGTCCTGTAGATCCTGTATTTCTGTTGACAGAGGTGGTGTCAATAGTAAAACATATGTATTTTTCAAGTCAATTTTAGATCTTCTTGCTTTACAAATATAATTACATCTTAGGGCTAATatatagacagaaaaaaatgtcacactcaTGATTTAATTTTGATTCACTTTACCTCATTTCTGATGCTAAATGTCCCATCATAAAACACCAAAAGgtcaaaaatctttttttccctctagaATGTGTCCCAGAGGGCCCTGAGGGAGATTGTGATGGACACTCTGGATGCTTGTAGTAGAGGTGGAGATGGTAGGTCTGTTCTACATCTtccaaatatttacattttggcGTTGATTTGGCGTGATTTTTTAATGGTACGGTTAAATTTCTCCATCCAGGTCTGTCCAGGGTCCTACAGGTAGCTGATGCTCTCTGCCTCCGGTTGTCCTCTGCTGATCTCCATGGAGATGGAGgggatgatggaggaggaggaggaagagagaacagagagaaccTCCTTACGCCGTCTGGGCATCAAACCAGCAATGCAAATCCTCTGCTCATCTCCTGCTGAATAAGCTTCTACTGTGGTTGGTACTGTGGTACTTTTGTTGTtatccttttcctctgttttattttatttttggttgtCGCTTATTTGCACCATGTAAGTTTTCCAGTTGTGTATCCCAGATTTTGAAACATATTTAAAgattaattttatttactttattcaATCTcttaatgttgtattttgtatatatttaatgttaattaaatatTTCGATCCACACAATTTGTTCCCTGTGCAAGAGTTGATACACAGTGCTTTCataagatgaaataaaatattgcatTTCAGTGTAATTGTTGGACATCAAAGTTATATTTCACTCTCTGGGTTTTCTGCTATACTTAGTAGCTCTTTTCTCTGGGAAATGCACTTTCCTCTGATAAGACCAGACAAACTCTGTTTGCAAGGCCACCTACTATTGGTTCTGGAAACACTCATattgtgtgaatatgtgaataCACCCTTTGTAAGTGGTTAAGGTTTTACATGAAAAATCCACAGGCAGGTAGTAATTGAATCATTTCTAAACTGTACTGCAGCACTTTAACACATTGTTAACTATATGGTAGGGATTACTTATATATCTTTACTTAAGTGACCTTTTCAGTGCATGACTTGCAATAGAGTATCTACATACAGTATTGCTAAAGGAtgtgaatacttcctccaccactttTGACAGGTGAATTATCTATCTAGTATCATATCTTTGATATTATATCAAATCTTATGATATTGTGACTCATAAGTGGGCATGCTAAACACATGGGTCACATTGTTACTGAAATTAGGTTTGTTAAAATATGATAAGAGGACCATTAGTCACATTGTTTGCTACACTAATTCCCTGccaaatgtttgaaatgtttccaCAAGTGactgttgtttagtttttagttttgtcaAGTTATCAGTCTTCATGCATGATTCATCTTAAGTCGAAAAGACACCATGCTAAGATGCAAGAGGGTCAAACACATcaattcttgaaaaaaaaaatgttttgtatattttgggTCAGTGAGAGTGTATTATAAAAACCAGGAGCTTAAATGAGAGTTTTCTTATCTTGGAATATTGGAAATATATTTGTGGATTATTTACAACTGTGTGCTCACAGTTTGCTCCCAAGTAAGTTATTGCAGGTTTTAAGTTATGTAGAGGAAAATCCAGCTAGATTTGTGAGTGCTGTTTGTCCCTGCAGGGAAGGCCACATAATTTGTAACCTATTGCAGCACAGCTAAATAACAGTAGCTATCTTCATATGAACATGAGTGGATTCAttttcataaaaaataatatatgttATATGATACATTTACAGTTAAAGCtgacaaaaaagacacaaagaaaggtCAATGGTATGAAATAATATAGTCCTTTATTTCCAGCAATTTACAAAGTCCTGCAGGGAGAATGCCCTCCTCTAGCCTCACAGAGGATGGGCTTTTACAAGAGCACACAGAGAATGCAAAGACCTCAGCCCCAGTAAGACTGTACATGTTTTTATATCAGTTTTTCCTTATAGGCAACATAACTGACTGGGACAGGTGAACATTTAGAGTCTTAATCAAAGCCTCGATCTTGATGTGGACATTGGCAGCCTGAGGATCAGCATGGTTCCCTGTGAGTTCAGGAGCTCAAGGGTTTGAAGCACTGAGGTTAACAAGGCAGTAGGTGGGTGAAGGGTTTTAAAGGCTGGGTATGTTATATACCAGGGGAAACATCTGGAATCATAAGGAGATGTGATAAGTTATTTTATCATTTgcacgtgttttttttttttttttgtttgttttgtttttgttttttttcaggttttctgttgtgtttgtgagttgATATCTTACATCTGCTGGTGCTTAACTTGATTCCAGATCTTTCAGGTGCCCTGTAAGTCCAACCTGCTGGTttttcactctcctcctcctcatttttgCAGGTTCACATGAACAAAAGCTTGTAACTGATGCTACCAGCCCTCCTCTCCATCATATAAAGtcattattacattacacatCATAATCAATTTACTGTACATCTTTTATTAATCAAAGCTAATTAAAGAGACGCTACTCTGTGGCGAACCTAGCTCCTGATTGGTTACTCTGAGTTGAGCTTGGCTCTGATAGGTTAAGGCCTTTCTATGTCTTATAATAAGTATGGTTTCCCTGCCTGAgacagggtgtgtgtgcatatgtgcgaGGTGTGTAAAGACAGGTATTAGGCACTGTGCTATTTATTAGCCTAACTGCCACTCTATTGTGGCAAGTGCCAAAAAGCTCTACTGGCcttttgcaaagaaaaaaaaacacattaaagagaagagaaaaatgacaacaacatgGTGATAAAGAAACTGagccaaaatgaaatgacaaaataaacaacctTATATATAGAATAAATATAGTATGTACAATTTGCTTTGTGTGcttctaaaaataaatagacaaaGCATTACTTGCCCCCTTATAGAAGTATTCACAACTTTCCATTGACATAGAGGCAGAACGCTGGCACCTGGTCAGTAAGAGAGTGGAGGATACAGACTGAgagtcagtcagacagatggAAGGATGCAACTTTTACAACATGACGAACGCTGtagaaaagaagacaaaataaatgtcactTAGAGTGGACGTGTGGGTTTCAATCCAGGGgacacagagatacacagagAAGTGGTACAGTTATGAGAATCCCTGTGGTGCCCTCTGTTGTCCATTTAGCAGATTACAGTACTTGTGCATTTGACCAGTGTCAGTGAAGTTGCTTCATCTTTACAGTGGTTGTTTGCTTGATGAAATTcatgacacaaaacaataatCATCAAGAGTTAAAAAGATTAGGGAAAGGAGGAAAGgaatagacaaaaaaaaattaaaatcacaattttaacataatacacatttaaaaaatcagtcagaccaaaacaaaagatttttgaaaaaaaaaaaaaaataataatcaagtTTTGCACATTCACACTGTGTGCCCTGCACATGCATTCTGCTGGCCCCTTCAGAACAGAAGTCTAATAAGCGCCAGATAGCTCAAGCCTCTGGATCAATGTCTGTACCAGGTACAGTCTGCTGAGTCTGGTGGAGGATAGtttgtatatatacagtactgtgcagaGGTTTTAGGCACtccagatgtttttactcttatccttcattagtaccatcagggaggtgtctgatcagtgccagattaattctgcagcaggaaaatgagtccaaacacacagtcagtcataaAGAGCTATCCTCagaaacaagaagaacaaggagtcctgcaacagatggtctgaccTCCCCACAGAGCCatgatctcaacatcatggagtcagtctgagattccatgaagagacagaagacactgagacagcctgaatccacagaagaactgaggcaacttctccaagatgctggaaaaaactacctaagtacaggtgtactgtaggtagggaggtggggtggggggtatcATAAGAAATACTGACCTGATTTAggatttttctgtttactgcacttcacACAAGGTtaacagatgaataaaaattaatcatgagattatttttgacaccattcCTCACTTTACCATTAGTGCCTCAACCTGcctaaaacatttgcacaatactgtatatatatatatatatatatatatggttaTAAGTTATCATTATATGTATagcaagagaaaaagagaaaaaaacccGACACAATTTTTTTCTAACCTGTGATTAAATCTTCCTCAGTGCCCACAGCAAAATTAATTTGTGTGCCTCGATATCAGACACACTTAAAAGGAAACTTTGTACAATCAGTGTCTGTCTAATGACTCACCACAGACTGCATTGCTTTTGTAGAGCAGCAGTTTATACTCCTAAAGAGCAGAGAGTATAACATTTCTTGGTGTAATgttaactaatgttagctagccTCAGATTCCTGTTAGTCAGCACTCTCAAGATTTTTTGCAACTGGTCAGTGGTGAATCCACATACCAAAATTCATGAGTCAGGCTATATGTAGAAGCTCTGTGCAAATAATACATTAGCAAGCTAGAAACAAGCTAGAGCTAGTCAGTCACACTGGCTCTCCTAGTTCCTTTCTCCTTTACTCCCCTATGGAATTTTGTTGTTGACATtgtaaatctttattttttttactaaagAGTTACCGACGAGAGCAGAGGTTGTCTAAGCTAGCAAAACTTGCTAACTGACAGGACTGGACTGATATAGAGGCTAAATTgagcaatttttaaaatgtatttatttatttatttatttatttttttgtttaaacagTTTCAGGAAGTACGCTGATCTTTTGGTGAATCTATATCTAAAGTCTACAAATGAAAACCAATGCCAACACTAAAATACTAAAAAGGTTTGCCAAAATGTTCTCTAGTCTGACCTAACTGTTAGCCAACCTCAGAGaacattgtctgtctgtcatggtAAAGATTCAGTAATCCAACATTGTCTAAATGCTCCATGGGAATCTAAACTAAATATCTAAAGATTTCACATATCCACACAAAATATCAGCAATCAGTACTCTTCTCTCTGGAATTAGACTGTGCCAGCTGAACTTGAGTGAGCACATTCTGTGACCATGCTAAGGCAACTTAAAGCATTTTCACGCTCTGTACCATGTGTGAACACAATGCTGTGCAGTTGGGTAAGCTCTGCAGGTTTGTTCCAGTCTGTTGCAGCATGTTGAGCCTCTTGTCACTTACTATAAGCCTGGCTTGggcaacacaacaacaactagCCTGCTCCAGTAGAGAGTTGGCAGATGGTTTCAGACAGGGGGACTGGTGCTATTCTCACCTGGAACAGCTCACGGCAAAATAAGACCCCTCTTAACCTCTTGGCatccacaaaaaaacaaaacaaaacaaaacaaaaaaagccatAGTGAGCTGCAACAAAGGTGTGTGCATTTTCCTTCCAAACCAACAGTTGTCTGACCATTTTCCACATACTATTTTccactgtttctttgtgttcactCACTTGTATCTGACTCAGGACATTTCATAACTGTAGTATTTAGTAgactcagtaaaaaaaaaaaaaaaagcaatgtaACCTCTGTGAACTCTAGAGGAGATTTAAGGGACTATTTTGTGATCAAACACACAATCCTCATTGACGGAAACTTTTAAATAGGCATTAATTAGACCATTCTCAACCTCCAACAGGATCAGAGGTAAATCTGTTCTTGTAGTGGTTGACATTAGTGTTTGCTGGACTGTGATCTGATCCCAGATCTGATTCCCGATTCTCAAGCCCTGGATTGTGAGGgagtaaacacagaaattagAAACTTGATTTCCTGCCCCTGTTCCTGCTCCAATTAAGCAATCCGTTGATGGGAGCCAAAAGCGCTTTAGCTTGTTATGTTTGTGGTCCAGTCCCCTGTAGTAacgaccccccacccccccacccaacacacacagacaacaagcCCTTTTTCATACTGTCACACGGCCAAAGTAAAACAGAGAGTTCAGCTAGCCCTGCGCAATCTACTAAATCAGAAAAGAAACATATTAGATTTCATATAATATATGAGCACTTGGTGATTAAGCATTCTAGGCTTGTTCTgatgttgatatattttttgCTGTCTTTTGTCGTATTGGTTTCAAGTGTTAAAAGTTGATCTTTAAACATGGAACGGCTTAAGTCCCCATTGAAAATAATGAGGACCGGCCCTTCACATAGAATAGGTATCGATCCATAACAAATGCATTATTTaccaacaataataatcattgtcaataatataataataacaaaa of Lates calcarifer isolate ASB-BC8 linkage group LG12, TLL_Latcal_v3, whole genome shotgun sequence contains these proteins:
- the si:ch211-112f3.4 gene encoding EF-hand and coiled-coil domain-containing protein 1 isoform X2; this encodes MERNASALLRVQPLPRAARKSEWLRSALAYHYCPDPGVENEIVVLATGIDQYLQEVFHHLAYSNRDDTVTAEDFTALCAVLGLAGAGKRARKGREGTGERVKEDEDEEFRDVCSGLPDQMSFKDFHSRLCEYFRVRSARRGTGDCAWRMPLTEGTELVERQIRLRWPRVRRRKCVSFDLTRDQSGPVNNMSIKGRTAEDRETDEVSALRELVEDLRSALQGSDARCLALEVALRRERGRTLPPPSRLNSAVSAPTTSITFVQGRLVPTQRIKGQSSSSGGDGVRRVTRRQDIRDPLLRELRLIRSSRDGQLEEAIKFNERLEKELQWAYQEVRKLQGVESSLRKENTQIRKRAEEAREALSLGLQRVRLIQEQAQSVPKLQSRITQLETELRQYRLRCTCLCNPSCQQMYPFGLEDTCSKTDAECLQRAVEGRAASDEEEEDRGQRAEGQCCLLGVKKHISRLHSCSKGCQTHIVQNLFSQSHLQDKNLIGTSKDSTGNYGWRGPNQEQQEGSRSFEKEQNVSQRALREIVMDTLDACSRGGDGLSRVLQVADALCLRLSSADLHGDGGDDGGGGGRENRENLLTPSGHQTSNANPLLISC
- the si:ch211-112f3.4 gene encoding EF-hand and coiled-coil domain-containing protein 1 isoform X1 — its product is MERNASALLRVQPLPRAARKSEWLRSALAYHYCPDPGVENEIVVLATGIDQYLQEVFHHLAYSNRDDTVTAEDFTALCAVLGLAGAGKRARKGREGTGERVKEDEDEEFRDVCSGLPDQMSFKDFHSRLCEYFRVRSARRGTGDCAWRMPLTEGTELVERQIRLRWPRVRRRKCVSFDLTRDQSGPVNNMSIKGRTAEDRETDEVSALRELVEDLRSALQGSDARCLALEVALRRERGRTLPPPSRLNSAVSAPTTSITFVQGRLVPTQRIKGQSSSSGGDGVRRVTRRQDIRDPLLRELRLIRSSRDGQLEEAIKFNERLEKELQWAYQEVRKLQGVESSLRKENTQIRKRAEEAREALSLGLQRVRLIQEQAQSVPKLQSRITQLETELRQYRLRCTCLCNPSCQQMYPFGLEDTCSKTDAECLQRAVEGRAASDEEEEDRGQRAEGQCCLLGVKKHISRLHSCSKGCQTHIVQNLFSQSHLQDKNLIGTSKDSTGNYGWRGPNQEQQEGSRSFEKEQRSEEEEDKRRLKDREKKHLSLLEEKLTDALTLLLQLCNKAQQNHSAHTHTIHLRHRHTYTSSLPSAVYSISPFSVYPDHRPHLLF